caaattttatcaaataaaagttgtagatagtgatatgttcaacaacttttatattcatcatctttacagctaaaatcatttagtggttgaaaatcaggtttgaagctgtcattttccgaaattcaaaatttgaactattcaaattttgtcaaataaaaagatgaccaaaataaaagttgaagatagtgatgtgttcaacaacttttatattcatcaccgttacagctgaaatcatttattggTTCAACTCCCTGCAGGCCAGCCCTTGCATTGAGAAATATTTCACAGCAACTCCCTGTGATGCCTACAACAGTTTTTCACGCCCCATCTTCTTGTTGACTGTGCTGCCTGTGATGAACCACCCTAGCTGCCTGTGATGCCTGTGATGTACCCTAGCAGCATgtaccactgcctatgatgccattTTTTAACCTGAGCACTAAGCATATGTCATTTTCTATGATTGTTACTGCCTATGATGCCTCTATTATGTTTCAATAGAGCATATGTCATTTTTGTCTACtatggcaaagattttttaacaTGACCAGAAAGTATTCATGGAGTCGGCTATAGCTGCCACCCCTACCAATGGATTGTGCTACTGTAATGTTTTGTTCCTTCAGTTCAAGAATATCAAATTGGGACTTCCTTTTTGCCTCCTATTTAATAGTGAAGCCATGTTTCAGCCTCATTATTCCATAGTGTCCTTGTTCCTCTAGTCTACTGACTGCTGGTGAGCTggcatttttctttttttaatttcttGTAACACCAACAACACTATATATATTGGTGGCCATTTTTCTGTTGATGCAATGTGACTGCTGTTTTGGTAGTTTTGTCAGGGTGCATGCATTCTTACATGTAAGACATATACCTGCTAAGAATTAGGCCTTTTATCCCTAAGACCAGCGATTTTGCTTTAGCATTTGAGATATGTGTTAGTTCACTTGTTATGTCAGAATTAGAAATGCAAGCAGCAAGTGCATTACTACATCAAAACACAATTATTTGATAAACAGAAAGGAATAGATACGGGCACACAGGTGATATAGTATCGAAGTTAAATATTTGCATGCTTGTGGAATGTCCTAAAAGCTAAACAGTAAGGCCAATAATCCTCCTCAGCTATTTCTGTACTTGCCTGGCACTATACTAGTCCGATCCAATTATTTTGATGCAACATTCATGCTATTGGTTTTTAGTGACCGTTTGGGCACAGGTCCAATCAGGCGATGGAACTGGCTCATTACCAGCTGTACTTTACCTTAATACTATAGAAGCAAATCCTAGTTTAAAGCAATATAGTTGATGGAATAAGCTTGCTTTGGGACAGTTCAAAGTAGTGTATCTATTTATATTGCATGAGCTAGAGAAATGATTTACCTTTCTATTGCTATGCTTCATTCTAAGGTGATAACTTGCGTTGTTGTCTAGCCAATTGCCTCATTTGGTGTCTGTCATATGTGAGATATGGCTTGCTCGATAACCTTGCAGTTGACCTTAATATCATGACTAGAGTTGACCACTTTGTTTTATATACTTTTGCTAGCAATACCTCCGTCCTGTGATGATAGAAGGTAACAACCAATGGCTTGCAGTGCTGTAGTAATATTAGGCTATTCTAGTTCCAGATATGAAATTTTACCAGTGCTTAGTAATCTGATGACATAATTAGTTTTGTATGCAATTGCTAAGCTACAACTTGGGACTAAATTCCAAACATTATACTACTCGACCAAATCACCACCTCACATGCTTGCCTGGAAAATACCAGTGAAGAGCATATTGTCTGATCTACTCTGTGATTTTTAGAATTTCTGATGTTGACACATTGCTAAGGTCCTCCAGAAATGCATTGAGCAGTCCCAAAATAGATATTATAATGTTTGTTCTAAATTGTGGTTTACATGAACTCTAAATGGTTCTAAATTTCTGCTTCTACCATTTGCACTCCCGGGCCCATTGCTCAAATTTAGATTTTGCAGCACCACTGTCAGCTCAACTGTTTTTGGGTTGTAGTTCTCGAATAAAATGAAATGAAGAATGATGGATGTTTGTTTGATAGCCTTAGGGTTTGAGCACTTTAAAAGCTATACACCAGCTTTGTCATTTCCGCAGAACATCATGTAGCTGGCTTCATCTGTCAAGTGATTCCTACAATGTTATTATTAGGAAGTTTTCACTGTTCCATGTTAGTAGCTGTGAAAAGCACATTTCATCATCAGTAGCTATTTTTGGCAATTACTTTCAATTCCTGCTCAGTTCCAACTACTTGCAAGTTACTGTCTTACTGTTAGTATTACTCCTAGTACTATTATTGTCTTACTACTATTccaactacttctactacttacaATTGTTGTCCTACTATTAATACTACTGCTGTCCTACTACCAGTACCACTGGTTGCTATTTTTCCTATGTGTTAAATCCCTGGTACTATGCATTACAATGCATCCCTATATATTAACTTGTtgtatgtttgctaagcagctattgcttttttgccaaatctcctaggactcgccccagacttgttgtcctatcttctgccatcagctgctgctctctgtttgctaagcagctgttgcttttttttgtcaaatctcccctctcctctctcctttgttttgccgatgatgaaattgtccaagtccatacattatatggaatatgagctgatgatcaagaacttgtgaggaacttggcatcattagcagccgcccctacattaccttctcctctcttctctgttatgatgccttgatgctccaagttcatgatcagaagatgattgacatgtttctgaggcctctactactgctactactcattttttgataaattgttgttttataggactactttggtttatagaccttttttatttcttatatcttctcgcgtacctaaagcatactttcttgcatctattagaacaaagcgtgaaataatgtcgcggacaccagacagtgcaacccgatgccccgagcatgatgagcagccaacctatgaggagcaagcactagaggaccagcttactcaggagtagttcgataacgagttagaaaaggatctagaagtgatgcttactcaggagcagtgtgacgaggaggaagggggagcaggagaggctactgaaggcgaagaagaagatgatgatgatgaggaggactcaGAAGAGCGGTATGTAAGTCTCGAGGATCccttcccacgtgaagccagatgGAGGCCAACGGAagaaagatttggacaaggattttgacccaaacgaggaggtaggaaaaaagccttagcttggaaattttgctaaagctttggctgtgttacctctgctaacactttgatctatcgtatatataggtccctcctgaaactcgaaaAAGACGATGTCaacgtccgtgacatctcgctggacaaggcAGAGTAGAGGAaaagagagcagaggcaacagccacagagatggacattgaggcctctgctccacaacctcaagattcaaccatgactaccaagcctaagaggaaatgaggggatagaaaagcaaatcaatatccagataaggcatgctatgtgataacggaggtcggacctacaggggagatccttgagccgaaggaattaagagaacgattccgtaatgcgattggggccctagtaagagataatttgaacccagcaatccctaactagaaagaggtacccgAGAAGAAAAaagatgaactatgggataggcagttgaagctcaattttagatttctagagggtaagcacAAACTGGTAAAAacaatgctttcaggatgatgggagagtcattccgatgttggaggtcggagctcaacaagaagtatatccaaaaggggttaactcccttcaacgagttcggcaacataactcctagtcaatgggaggagctcgtggctcagaagacttcaccggaggcattggagcttagtgcccgtaacactgagctggcgaagaggaacaaacatcaccatcatctaggccccggtggctactatgccaaggaagagcagtttagcaagatggacgaagaggccgtagctgctgggaatatcgatgtgactgaatttgaaggtacgctcaaggaattggatatatgcgaggagtacagaatcttaagtttgataagccggagacccaagaggcagtatcaaggatattgaaatatgctgaagacaaggaaaaaggctcattcaatccttccagagagagggacgagcttagccttggcttgggaaacaaggagcacacaggctgcaccaaggggctagggaaaaggacgacttAGAAGAAAGGATTTGAataggataggcacatgtacaagaaacatggcagagaccgggagactaatctagagctccaagtgaaggctctagttgcgaaggcgctggaggagcaaggactatctacagAGCCACGGATATTAATGACGCCAtcgggagaactagcattagttggcaaccctctaaaagttcctagcagccaaggttccactacagccataaCCCCGCGATCGCATCGACCAACTAGTGTAACTTGGTGTCTCCCACATTGATGGAGGTGGAGGTGCATATCTCCGGGGCTAGACACAATAATAAGCAACTCTAGGGTCGAGGGCAtatcgtgaagcccgagttcatgtagtggaggatagactacgcaacttaGGGCTGGGCTCGGAGACATTGGGGcacatcctctggcacaaatgggacattatattcactgcttcttcgccgcatccccctctcccaaatttggagctagttattgaggtcggggagatattttcaccatctcgtgaccaccacattcctgataTGCCACATTCTTTCCCATCTcttagcgagcatgtgcctgataagtcacaaccttctccagctcataccgagcaagagtatgatgagataccacagtcttctcaacaagcacagccgatacatgaacaacgagtgcctcctgaagaaggtgatgcacaagaagataagtacgtgcctgaatgggaacttcgaaagaagcatccaatcaccataagaccaatttatgttccgatgaaagacgtctcatcggtgcacaagtggtattcccatgaccagttcaagcctgagaaccaagttaaaaaagtcccatcataggcttctaaggaggccgtcactagcaaactccaccaaacagcaaagcagtatccaaatgttgatgccatcaaatggtcaaaggattgcccgaaaacatatgaaagaggcaagcccttcctaccaaaccgggacatccagcgcctaccacttggaatgagaaggttccatgattggtacttgcgtgttctcccaacgagcatagaacTCATataagcatgctttcccaccggcacatttggaagctagcctaggaaaattgtctttgacttcaatgacactgcaaacatgctttcacctcggagcaatggagatgaatctaattcgaacgtggtgcctgtaagtccttgtcctcccgatatgatatgaatgtaatctttgaattttattgtaactaacctacgccgtgatttgtagaatgcaagtgcacattgtaaaacaaatgccaagtgtgaaagctaggtatatagaccctcaagctatagcacaaacaaattttaattaccctaaacagtagaAACTGGATGACAatgagctagctgctggaaagacccttcgggagaaagagcacatacgTACgaagaaactaagggaagagtcccttaaggtttcggcatacattgccctggcttttaaaattctccaacaccactctactatatggctaccatacaacttcgagtaagttgaactctatacttaaagctttgttcgatatattttattcgatgcaaaaaagcttatctagttctatgattgaATCCATGCAGCAACTACTGGATTTGTAtcggcgtcgatgtcgggaggagcatggcatagggtctttgattcaatagatagggacccagtgacatacaaagacttcatatcgattctcaagacgtatacatatcgataatcctcattagcttatatatttgtatacatacttataaCGTTCACTTTCGGATACTAACAAGTtctatttgctaaaataattcgaatagggcatttaggttctatgtcactaaacatcacggaaggcatgatccagtaaggaaggaaaagctgactataaaaacactatgtgtagtagtgtaacttacttcttcaagtactccattacatgactgtcaaaagcattacttaacatttccatatgtaaaacacacagtgccccaaacagaagcctaggagtgtacatcgtggatactatgtatgttctatgatgagtaacacatgtgcctataggagacaccccttaagggtaagtttgaacctcttcacccgtagtattaaaacttcgtacatggtataaaatactaaatcaaaacttgttctcttgtagtggaaagaagataaagaaataaaaagagacccatacaaggatgaccaactcttagagctcgtcggcgacctttgcaacttcatattggactagaTTGTACACGTCGAAGGCACCtatcatgaccgagagtctgacttaggtagaaatcctcagtaccaacacattcgtgagactgaaaggctagctctagtacgttgataacaatgtgtatggaatttgacattggttttaccttgtgaattatgtctatttaatgatggattgtatatattcttgtgaattggacttataattgtagtttatataatactcttgtgcttgtagtttatataatactcttgagcgaacgcgGTTCATAATGTTGGTTGCAGGGTGTTCGGTGGGATTATCTCGCTTTTCTCGCTCACTCGCAACCCGAACgcgggaatacgcggaaacaaactgGGCCATatgtatgttctggtcgaatttgaattgtaaattaaAATTTTTTTTGCAGAAAAACGTACTGTATGGGCGGTTCTACATTGAACCGCCCcaacaaacaggtattatagtggcggctagtactacagccgcccctacaaatggttttgagccgcccctacaaacccttTATGTAGTAATGGGTAGTGATACCATGCTTGTTGAAACCTTCACATATCTTGTGCTTTCAACTTATACAGCCATTATTCAGCTCATTGCAACACTGAAATTCAAGGCAATCAGTTTTTTTTTATGGTACGTGTGCTGCTCATGTAGCAGCAAGCCGACGAGAACAAAGCCTTGAGCGGTGACACGCCCAGTGATCAGACTCAGGCGTGCACGTGTTCCTCTCCATGCACCCACGCCACGCGTCGCGTCACACTAATCCAGGCATCCAGCTCCTCCAGGCTATAAAGTGATAAGCCTCTTCGTCCTCGGGGCCGCCACGGCCCTTGCAAAGTTGCCATGGCCACGACGTCAGCGCGGACGCACAGACACTAGCAGCCGCACCCATACGGCGTGCGGCACGACCCGCTGCGACGCATGCGGGGCCTGGACGCCAAGTCGGCGCTCGGGGCCAGCCCGCGCACGGCCACGGTGGCCACAGCCGCCGTCCTCGTCCCGCTGGGTGCCGCGCTGCTGGGCGCCTCGGGGCTCGCGGTGGCGGCGACCCTGACCGGTCTCGCGCTCGCCACACCGCTCCTCGTGATCTTCAGCCCGGTGCTCATACCCTTCGTGCTAACCGCGGTGCTTATTGGGTCGGGGCTCCTCGCGTCGGGCGCGCTCAACGTCGCGGGCATCTCGGCGCTCACGTGGGCCGTCGGGTACGTCTGGCGATGGCAAGGCCAAGGCGGCGGCGGGGTGACTGGGATGGTGGTGCAGCCGTTGGACCAGGGATTGAAGCGGCATGGCGTGGAACGGGAAGGCACCGCTGCGTTCGTGGGGCACCGTCGGCCCCTGCCCCGGGGCATCGATGTTGCTAGTGCAGGATGGTTTGGCGACGTGTGCGACCTCGGATGTCCTGCTTTGCGCGGCCAGCACTAGCATCATATGTGGTGGTGCCGACACGTGTTAATTCGAAGCCATGAGTTCTTGCGTCAACCGTCAGGTCCAAATATCAGTTTACGTTACCCAGAGGGTCaaacataatttttttttaaaaataaccaAATTACAAAAAATTGGGATGGCCTGCATGCCactcttgcaaaaaaaaaaaaaaaaattagcgCCGTTCTTTAATTAATGATCTTTAGAAATTATCGTTTCTACCCTATGATTTTTATAGCAGTTTCTTTTTAGAGAACAACTTAAATATACAAAAAACAAAGATGGATCAGCTGTGGTAGCAACAAAGTGGCCTGCATGTATACATCACTCCATCTGCACGTATACGGCTGCAAGTAGGGGTACGAGCAAGAGGAGCTTGACGAGCAGGGTCATGAGCACCTGCCGCTTGAGCACCAGATCCTGCACTCGCCTTTGGTCTTCGCAAACTTTTGATACTGATCAATCACGTGGAGGATCAAATGGAAACAAAACCAGGCTAGGTCATGGGGCAAACCTGATTCGATTCGTAATAAATGTGggtcttttctctctcttctttatcCCTTTCTCCCTCCATGCCTTTCTCCTCTGGTGTGAGCAAGCGGCTGGCGTGGGTGAGCTCGTGCGGCGTGAACGAGCAGCGGCCGGCGATCGAGCATGCGGACGCATGCAGCGGCGCGGGCGAGCGCATGGCTGCCGGCGTGGCGAGCTCGCGCGTCTGACGGCGGGCAGGCGAGCGCGTGGCTGCCGGCAGGGCGAGCTCGTGTGGCGCGAGCGGCGGCCGGCGAGCGAGCACGTGGGCGCACGTGGCGGCGCGAACAAGCGCGCGGCTACCGCCGGCCAGGCGTGCGTCGCGGCGCTGGCGAGCGCGTGGCTGCCGGCGGGGCGAGCTCGCGCGGCTGACGGCTGCCAGGAGATAGGCGGGCGGGCGGGCCGTGGCTGTTGGCGGGGCAAGCAGCGGCTGACGGTGGGCGAGAgggcgcgcggcggcgcggcagcCGGCGGGCCCCCATCCGGGCGCGGAGGCACGACTAGCGAGGAGCCGCGGCCTGCGCGGCGCGGAGGCGCGACCATCGCGGCCTCGGAGGGATGACAGCAGCGACTCGCGCGATGGCGGCGCGGCCTGCGCGGCCTTCACTGTGACGAGCATGGCAGCGGCAGCCTGCTGCCTGGGTGACGGTAGCAGCGTCTTGCACGACGGCGGCACGGCAGCGATGAGCGCGGAAGAGTCATCGGCGGGGAGTAAACCCATCGCAGGAGCAATCCCAACGGTTTTCCTCCCAACGCTAATTTCGTGGTTTCTACGTGCATCGTTTCACGAGTCGACGCAGTTTCTCCAGGGAGAAACGGTTTCATCAAAATGTCTTCTCTTTCTTCGTTAATTTAACTGTTACGTCAGCATTTTGCTTAGTTGGTAGGGCAATTAATAGAGATAGAAACTACCATTATTATTTCATTAGGACTGCCTTAAAGTAAGTCATTTTAGAAATTGATACGGTCTCAAAAAAAAACAACTTTTACTGCTATTTTTtgttataaaatatagtcaatatatacttttataaaacTACGTTTTCGAGATGAATCTCTTCCATCACCTTCGTATTTTCAAACCCAACCTAAAAGAGTTTATTTGTAGTCAATGGCAGACAATTTCCAGATTAAAAAAAAtgtttaaaatatttgacttaaaACAACCTCAAAACGATTATCTTTAGGAAtatggagggagtacttggtaTATGGATCCAGTCATATAATATCCACACCGTATTCAATTTGAATGCTCAAAATCGGATTTTTGCTATGTACTCTCTCTATTTTTTATTCGATGTCACATTAGCTTTATCCTAAGTCAAATATTTGTATCTTGGACCATCTAttttcaaaaaaatataaattcatgacaaaagatttatgtttttagattctCACTACGAGAAATACTTTCATAACTTATAATTCATATGTTATGAAactataattttttttgaaataagTGGTTAAAGATACAAATAtttaacttaggacaaaactaatgTGACATCTAGTAAAAGACAGATGGAGTATATGGGATAGATATCAATATGAAAGTGCATCTAGGCCCTTGTCGGTTTTGGCGCATTGAATGACAACACTATTAAGGGACTAATAATATCTATGAGACTTGTAGGTATTTAGTCCCAGGTTGAGTATTATGTGTTGGACTCATACAATGTGTGGTGATCATATAAATGTCAAAATTGAGTTCAAGATTTATTGTGAAGCAAGGATTTGCAAGCAAGTGTGTTATCAAATAAATGAGACATAAagagattgcatatggaatggtctcatctATAAAACTTGCAAGAACTAATATCAAAGATAGTTGTCAAGCTTGTGAGGATTATTGGAAATAATcttgttcaagcacaagacacCAATGCAAATGAAATGGTATTCATATCATGGTTAGAAGTATTGACAAGTGATGTAAATCTTGagagggtgaagatagcaagcaAATCTCTTTGGGGTACTAAGCGGAAGGCGAaaggcaagcgacggcttggcggacGATGGACCTAGCTAAAAGTAAAGAAGGAATTTACTTGCATTTAGTCGAGGCACTAATCAAGTGGTGTTTGTCGATGTGGAAGATCAAATCATATGTTTGAAGTGACTTGAAACCTTCGACACAAgccacatgctcaagatggacaAGCTCAAGAAACTAAAGTGATGAAGACCCTCAACAATTCAATAATCAAAGTGGCAatcaaatttgaaatgaagaaaACCTCAAGTGGAGATCaaagttttctttttattttagtTGAGTTGAGTTTGCCACAATATCAAGAGGGAAGCATCACTAAAGGTTGAGACAAGTAAAGGTGCTCAAGAAAACCAAGAGAGAAAACCTAAGAGAGAGTGAGAAGAGTCCCTTACTCTCTGCCTTGCATTTGTTCATACCACATATTCTTATTTGTATTTCCACTTGTTCTACTCAGGGTGGTGTGGTTTGTGTTTGCAGGGGGTGTGTGAAAGTGTTCATATACCCATAAGAAAGCTACCACCAAGTTGCATCAAAATAGATGAGGAGGCTCAAAACCCTTTTTTGAGCGTAGGTTGTCAGGAAGTTCTGACAACCTGGCTAGGCCGGGTTCAAGCCCCAAGTCGGCTAGGCCAGGGATCACACCTCGGCTAGGCTGGGTCTGCTCAGTGGTGAGTTTACGTGTTAATATTCATTGAGAATTTATGTAGAGCCTATTTAGCCCCCTCTAGGCATCGAATCGGTCCTTTCACAATATCCTACATACTCAGGCATCATCCGTATCCAAAATATGAGATAAAATGTATGATCATTGATATCCGtctatatctgatctggtttcATCCCTAGCTCTGACAAGAAGCATGGTGAGATCAGGTGACCCTTCAACTACTTGCATCATGAGGGTGGATGGTGGGGCGGTTTCCTTTGCCTAGGAAGTGTTGAAACATTGATTGGGAGGGGCATACCCATGCGAATTAAGAGGGTCTCAGAGAGTTTCCAAACCCCACTTCCAATCTTGATATTTTGGCAAGATTAAAAAAACTAGTCCCCAACAACTCCTTATCTAAACTCATAATCTTTCTACACTTGGAAAAATAGACCTAATGGTGCAGAAATATACGCATGCATATAGATCGACCTATCTGGAGGTGAAAGGATGTGGAGAATAATAAGGAGTGTGACAAGGTTCTTGTCGACAAAAGATGTtcggcagtccactgaggggGCTACCTGCGATGGTAGATTGTTCGGAGAGGTGAGCGAGATGgtgacaagacacaagatttatacaggtccAGGCTGTCAAGCTTGATGTAATATCCTAATTCTGTGTCCTGTCGgcttgtattggctatcgtatatgattgcatgtgttttgagggggtcccctaccctcCTTATATAGccctgggggtagggttacatgctGATCAGCTCAGAGTCCGATCAGGTAAGAGATAATCTATACATGGAATCATACATTcggcatatcctaacagattctACTGCGATCTTCAGGATGCCACCGAGATGCCTTGCTGTGGGCGCCGAGCTGTGTCGTGCGCCGCAAGctttcgtcttgtgggctggaccatccCTATTGGTGCGGCCAATGTGCATCGCCATGGGTACCTAGGGTCagaccccccatagctagtccccaggCGCATTGTATCCGCTTGGTGACGTCCatcttgatcaagtccgagcagtttgacCTAAAGCCTATCAGATTGACTGATGATCTGAGCGGTAAAAATGAAAACCGACCAGTTTGACTAGTGGCCTGGGCGGTGAAGATGAAGGCCTGACCAGCTTGACTGGTGGCCTAGGCGGTGAAATCACTTGCCAATCAGTTTAACTAACGTGCCGACCTGTGAGGACAGCTGCCGACCAGTTTAGCTGACCAACAAACCTTGGACTTAGCCAAGTGAGGCTCATAaataggatgtaaggagctcaacagAAAAAATTGAGAATTCTTGGTCGGTGCAGTGTACACACTTAAGTGCCAGTTGCAATTGCACTGATGACGTAGTCACTAGAGCAAAGCAGAGGCATTAAGTGACAATCTTGGCATAGCCAAAACATCATGAAGAACTAGTACATGCACCATGAGGTGCAGTGTACACATTGTAGTCCCCGGGCCTAAGATTAGGTGTAGAATACACCTGGTGTCAGGGTCTTGTAGAAAAATAGGCAATCCCCAGCGTAGCTGAGAATGCAACCAGTCCCCGGCATTGCCTAAGGAAAGCAGACAGTTCCAACATAGTTGAGAAATCGAGTGATCCAAAAATtagtacattcaccgcaaggtgaagtgtactcacttagtccctgagcctgttagaagatgaagaataaatcttgtagcagggtcaagaaAAATGTCTTGCTTGAAATTTCCAAAAAATACCAGCACTGTTACGCTTATCTACACTTGGCGGCCCGCATGCTACACTGGCTTCAGTTGTAGAATCCACTAGGCCCAGTTAACGGCCCTAAGAAAGTGCACTGGAGATTTCGGGGGTGAACGCGGCAGTGGGggtgtggtttcccaaaaacgCTGGAAGTCAAAGAGTTGGGGTCAAACCATTATAAATCTACTGCGGCCCTGAGACGCACTCCCCATTCCTCCACGCGCCTCAACATCTTCCTTGCTCTCACACTACTTCATCCATAACCGCTCCACCATCAGAGCAACTCCAAGCGCAAAGCAATCTTCGCTTCCCAGATCAGCTCGATGGCGCTAAAGAGAGGCCGCAGGGGCTCGAAGAAGGCGGCGCGCGAGATCAACCGCGATGAAGAGTGGGTGTGATCCATCAACGATGAGGCAACGCTCAACAACCTGGTGGTGTACGACGCATTGCCCGATAGGTCAACAGTGGGATGGCGGCCAGCGGCCGATGAGGACTTTCCCACTCCCCGTACTAATGAGTTGGTCgaatttgaggattatttcttcCATGGATTTGGTGTTCCTGCTCATCCTTTTCTCCACAATCTCATTGCTTATTATGGCATCAGTCTGTGCAATCTTTCCCCAAACTCCATATTGCATGT
The nucleotide sequence above comes from Miscanthus floridulus cultivar M001 chromosome 18, ASM1932011v1, whole genome shotgun sequence. Encoded proteins:
- the LOC136523999 gene encoding uncharacterized protein; amino-acid sequence: MGLLPADDSSALIAAVPPSCKTLLPSPRQQAAAAMLVTVKAAQAAPPSRESLLSSLRGRDGRASAPRRPRLLASRASAPGWGPAGCRAAARPLAHRQPLLAPPTATARPPAYLLAAVSRASSPRRQPRARQRRDARLAGGSRALVRAATCAHVLARRPPLAPHELALPAATRSPARRQTRELATPAAMRSPAPLHASACSIAGRCSFTPHELTHASRLLTPEEKVSKVCEDQRRVQDLVLKRQVLMTLLVKLLLLVPLLAAVYVQME